A stretch of DNA from Ricinus communis isolate WT05 ecotype wild-type chromosome 4, ASM1957865v1, whole genome shotgun sequence:
aattcaaattgcGAAGTATCAGCAacaccaaaaacaaaaaaagacaaagaagGTTACCCTTTTTCTATGTGAGAGTGGTCAGAGAGAAATGAGGAACGGTGCTATTCAACAGCGAACGgatgaatataataatataaagcctgagagggaaaaaaagaaagaaagaaaaagggctGCACTTTCAAATCTAGGCTAGCCATCTTGCTTTCTCTCTCAAATTTCTATGCAGTCCTCTAACAAACAATGTCTGCAACTGAATCctcaacttttaatttatttttacttctaTAGAATGTaaataaatctattaaattttttggaaGCACTGATTATTATTAACTCaatgatttaataataaaatatctatttttcaatgtaaaaaaattaattatgatttattttttttatttttatttttttaaagtgcGATAGGCTCGAGTTAAATATgtgtgatattttttaaaatatgaaaaattaaaaaaaaaaaaaaatatatatatatatatatatatatatatatatatatatatatatattcttttaaatcgtattctttacaaatataaagatatgcataaaattatttagaaataatttgatttcctTAAGCAATTATGATGTTTAATTAGAGGGATGGTATCTTAAGTTAACAAGAATTTAACTTCTCAGTGATATCACAAGTAAAGTAGACATGTTTTTCTATATAGGAATtagcataataataataatactttaaaagaattgcatatatatattaaaaaataaatggaatTTTGCAGGAATAAAACCCTGAAAAGGGGTATAAAAAACATTCACTGCataatgatttttgttttattgagtAAAGAATCACaccaaataaattctaaaaaatccGAACAGCAAGATTTTCATCATCATCTATAGCTACATAAACTGGAAAAGATTGACAGAAGTTAAGCCTTTAGGCCCCACCAGAACCATAAGCCTTTCCTAACACAAGAACCTGAAGCTTGTCATACCCAGAAAGAACACCAGCACCAGCAACTGCACGGAGGATGTTTGCACCACCACCCCTGAACAGTGATTTAGCCCCTTCGTTCTTCAGGATCTGAGATAATGCATCCATTGAGTTCTTGTACTTAACAGCTTCACCTGATGTCATCATCATTCTTCTGCGAACGGTGTCAATTGGGTAGGAAGCAAGAGAAGCACCATTTGTCACTACCCAACCAAGGGCAAAGCTAGCCATGAAATTATCCTGAAATCATCGAAAGATCAAGAACGAGAGCTCAGTATCGAGTGCCTGCCTCATAATACAAGAAATCAAGGGTTCAAAGAGTGACAGCTCCACTCGTAACCCTTAAAGATTTTCCAAGTATCAGAAAAAGGAGAAACATTATGTACTAACCTGGAGCTTGCCTGTCAGGACTACTGGCTTCAGAGAATCATACATTCCAAAATAAAGACCACGGTATATAATGATGCCAACACATGAAATGTTAAATCCACGGTAAAGCCCAGCAACACCATCTGATTGCACAGTCTTCCTGTAGACATCAATCAAACCATTGAATTGCCTCTCCCCTCCCTTCTTTACAGCTTTGCCGTCATTTGCGAGACGAGTTCTTGCATAATCCAAAGGATAGGTCAGGAGCAGAGAAGAGGCACCAGCAGCACCACCTGATGCCAAGTTACCAGCAAACCACTTCCAGTAGCCATCTCTATCCTTCTTAAAGTTGAAAAGCCTTTTAAAGTAATCTTTGAATGCGAAGTTAAATGCCTGTAAGAAAAACAATATACTTAGCTAGATAGGAGagtaaaaaatgtaaataattacGAGGAATTTGCAGAGAatcaaagagaaaataaacctgAGTGGGCAAGTAACGGATGATATTTGTCGTGTTGCCTCtccataatgaaagaaaaccCTCATCTTTGACTGTTCGGCTGAAACAATCTCCAATTCCTTTATAGGGTTCAGAAAGTCTACCAGCTTTAATCATTTCGTTTTGGTTTTGAATCAAGAGCTTCACACGCTCAATCGGCGCTGCAGCAGTTTTGGACACAGTTGCGGAAACTCCACCCATAACAAAATCTACAGCAAATCCTGCTAGCCCTTTCTCTGATGGGGCTTGAACAAGCACTGAAAGATCAGGGGAAGCTTGGCATGTCCTAGTTGTAGGACACTGCAATCCTGGATTGCAGTACTTACTATATGCAAACTGGCCTTGATGCAGAGCCGGGCTTTGAAAGCCCCCATACTGGTACTGGTGACGGTGCCTATCAGCCATTTGCTTGTCACAACCAAGAGCCCAGGAACAGAATCAAGCGAGACGGTTATAGGATTATTAATTGCTCGTTGAACGTTATTTACATCTGATCTAACAGCAGCTGCATGATATGATATGAGTTTTATATTTGGAAACTttgacatttcttcttttatgagCAGTTGTATTTCCAGGTAGGTTGTATTTCAAATAGGTCAAACTGGGGCAACTAGCTAGTATCTAAATTTGAGTGGCTTACTTACGGGCAACATTTGGAGAAAACTTTTGCATTTTccgaaaataaaatttacaactttattaagtttagaGAACTCTCATTGGCCTGCTGTCTCACTGAATTTATATACCAAATGTCAGAATTAactacttataaatatatgatttttaaaaaacaaaagaaaaaagaaacagctgcaaatattaaaatgagaaatcaatctACGAGAGCTATCAAATAGTCAAATGTATCTAGTTAGACATGCGACCATTACTGCCTTTCCAGAAGATTGAACCAGCCAcattattcaaaagaatagCTCAAATCAATCAATCCTCTGCTTCCAGATTCAATGAATCaacttaaattattaattaaggaAAATGAAACTGGTAGGGAAACATCTTCACAGCCgaagagaaaattaataattcagaTACGTGATACATTGCAATTCCTCCTATATATGATGTCTGACTTGCAAATTGAACGGCCTCTACAGAAAGTATTTCAAACAACCAATCAGGGACACAAGTATGATTGCATAACTTTTCCTCCTGATAatgggaaagaagaagatgtcATTTAAGGAGCTATTCCTGTTGCTTCAGGACGACAAAGTAAAACCAATCTCCAAAAACTACAAACTCACTATCAACTCAAGCATGGAGAGCAAATTCAATCGAAGaggagaaaatcaaactgaacTATGTAGGTATTCTCAGTCCCCTAAGGGAAGCTGCTGAAAGCATATATCTACtcaattaacaaaaaaaataataaacatacaCTGACTGAAAAGTGCAACTCGCATGTAAGCAATATCTGCCACAGTATAAGCAAAGTATTATGCCTGAAAGAAGTAGCCTATGGAGGGGTCTAAGGTGTATTTCTGCTCCATAAGCTTCTGGGGAAACAAGTGGAAGAGGGGAAATCAAGAAGATTACTAGAAATCTGCAGCATTAAACTTTCCAACTTCATCTCAAAAAGCTCAAATAAACACGTTAATAGACTCTCCTAAGATTAATCTAAAGTGATACATGTGGTACACAAGGTTAGTTACTCCATACATGTAAAGCTAAAGGAGTTTTATAGAGGGACAATCATACAAGATATTTGGAGTGGATTGTCagtttttaaataagttattGATGCCTTCCCAAATCAATTTGATCTCTTCCTTGCAGTCTGTCAATACCAAGCGAAGTGGGGTCCCTGGATGATTCTGAGCTCCTCAAATCCATTTCCAGTTGCTTCTGTCTTAGTTGCAATACACTTTGCTCGTTCTCTAGTCTCATCCTCTCATTTTCCAGCCTCAACTTCTCAAATTCCTTATCTTTCTTGCTGCAGTATCTCAACCACTTGAAGCGTTGCTTCTCAAGCTCAAATGCTTGAGCCTGGATGCTAACTCTTTGCTCCAGCAGCTGCAACTTCTGTTTATTTAtccattcttttttctccCATAATGACACCGACGGGTCTTGAAAAATCCCAGCCATTTCAACCTCAAAGCTGTTGCACCCACCTGACTGAGGCCAAAGATGGGCATCCTCTTCATTTACTTTATTCCTCTCAGCATACATACCCATCCTTTCCCCTTCCTCTATAGCATTATTATCATCTTCGTTGTCTGATTCATCCTCATCACTGTCATCATGTCCCTCAGCTTCCTCCTCCTCTGAGCCATTATTGTCTCTTGAGCACCTTTCAAGAGGTAATGAAAAGCCTTGTAGATCAAGATCTTGGCAATTGGGTATCATTTGCCCATTATGGTAAGCGCACATTTCCTTATAAAACAGATGTTTTGAGCTCAATATCTTCCTAACATCATCTTTTGCCTTGGCTGAAAGCGGCATTGAGTCCATAAGAGCAGGGTTCTCCACCACTCTACAACTAGTACCTCTTCCAAGAATGTCATTTAATCTCTTGTACCTCTTATTGAGATCATTAAACTTATCCTCACTCTGTTGTGGAGAAACATGACAACCCTTACTGATCAGGATCTTTGATACTGTTTTCCACTTGCCCTTCTTCTGCAAAATCCCAGATTTTCTCTTAAGCCCCTCAACACCATCAAATGCACCATCATCACCCACACAAGCAACCACTGCTATAAGAAGCCTAACCACATTATCTGTCCATTTCATCCGCTGCCATGGAGATCCCTTTTTACTCTTAGCCCCACTGGAATTATCACCATTCCCATCTTCCGTAAAACTCGGCTCATCATCTTCACTCACATTGCCATCATTTGTGGGACTAAAGTGGCTAACTCCTTTCCCTTTACTTAAATTCGTTGAATAATTTCTTGGACTTGAACCTTTCACTTCCATTAGCCCAATTGGTTGATGATCATTACCAAGGCCACTAATTAAGTTCATGTGGCGTTGATGTGCTAATGAGGAGTGACCTGACTGGGCCTGCTGCTGTCTATGAATTGGTGACTCAAGGTCTAATAACCCACCAACTGGACTTGACAAAAACTGACCTCCCAAACCTGAAGCATCCATATGTCAATAAAGTGATTCCCTAATTCTAATTTCCAAAACCCTAGGGTTGATCAATGGCTGAGAAGAAACGGGGGAGTAAACATCTAGAAGCTCGTATTACTCATATTCCAATGTTCAAGAACCAACAAATCCACTTAACTAAACCTAATGTAAGTACCTGAAGCATCTGAACAAATATCTTCATCATttgaaactaaaaataaaaataaaaataaaacagaattACACTGTCCTCCATTTTCGTCATACAATCAAAATCCCAAAGAATCCTATAAACCCAATACAGATTGAACTAAGTTGTAAATCATCCAAAAGCATAACCCAAACTTATATATCATGATTCTTAAACTTGGAAACTGAATGTACCCACCTTGATGATTGAAGTCAAACCAAGAGTCCCAGCAAGACCCAGTAATTAATTCAAGAGTTTTTACAGATTCTTGGAAGTAAAGATTGAAACTTccctaataaattaaacaaaagacTGATCAATGCAATGATCCAAAGCtaaaaatagtaagaactTAAAACTTTCAGATAAAGAGAACATATTTCTAGCTTACCTTTTTAATGATCCAGAGAGAAATTATTTCACCGTGTGAGAGAAAAACAAAGACAAGGACAAAGACTATGACAGAGTTTTTGCTGAAATTAATttcaagaagaaagaaagagagaggctGTTCTAAGATAAACTACGTGTCGAGCTGCTTGTCGTCCTTAAGAGTGCTGTTATCACAGGTACGGTACTTTCTCAATTCCCTCCtcaaatttattgtttttaattaaaaattctttactcttattaaatttatatataattaaaataatatatttattaattttaaataataaaatatttatcaattatttaatattaaaatataaaatacacatatattttatttataattcttttattaggaTGTATATGAgttaaataagattttttttatatttattttactcttTCACTCTATCCTATTGGTCCTCAACCTATTGCTTTGAATAggtaacttttaaatttttatttttatcaaaattatatatatttatgtaagaaaattgttatattttattaatatataaaagcagtaaataaaataattgaataaatatgttaaaaaagACCAAGAAATATACCAATTAGATGATAATCTATAATTATTAGGCAATCGTTAAGTATAATGTTTTAAGATGTTAATCTGTTAAAATTGTGTttgattgaaataaattttattatgaaagaaattaataaatctattaatctatatttaatgtaaaatatttttctaaaacttagaaatgaaaatttagatctcacaaatttttaagaaaaaagattaataaaaaggGACAATTATACACAAGAACTGTATAGGCTAGTTTTGTTACCACATCAGCAACTGCACCACTAGTTGCCATGCCGACGGCTGCAACTagccaaaaaaataaactcgGATCCAAGTGCTTAGACAAATTAATGTATCATATAAAGATTCAAGTTGTCGTTTACTTTTGGAAATCTCTTATTCCTGAAAAGATCAGAGTTTTTATTTGGGAAGCTGTTAGGAATATAAGCTTCCTGTCAATTCCATTCTGTCTAAAATGGGAGTCCCTATAATCCAAGCAAGCGAGATGCATAATCCTCCTCATATAACCACTGCATGACTCGTCGAGTTTGTTTACTCGATGAAGTCATAGTCTACATTATTACATGGACTAGTGCATATACAGATGCACATGTTCCCAATTACAGCACTGAGAGcttaaaaacttaattttgcTACAAGAATGATGATGGTCTACAATCAATCTGCCCTCAACAATCTCTAACATGCAAAGGTTTCTTATACGACTGCAATAATAGTGAAGAACAAACCACACTAAGTGATGAAGCAGCCATGCAACCACCAGCCAGCCAAGGTGGGAGCCGGATTCCAGTGAACGGGTACAGGATTCCAGCAGCAATAGGCATGCCAAGTATGTTATAACCAAGGGCCCATACGTAATTTAGTCGAATCCGCTGAATGGTCTTTCTAGATAGATCTATGGCTGTAACTACATCTTCTAAGTTGCTTTTGATGAGAACTATATCAGCAGCTTCTATAGCTACATCAGTGCCAGCACCAATTGCCAAGCCAACATCAGCTGCAACCAAGGCTGGCGAGTCATTTATTCCATCTCCCACCATTGCTACAGTCATACCTTTTCCCTGTAATTAGCTCAAATGTTTTTCACATTATTAGTACTGGAGCAATCAGTTGGAAGTCCAATAGTCAATTCAATTGTTTATTTATGTactagtttttaaaaaaaaaaaaaatacaaaagtaaGTACCTGCAAGTCTTTGATCCTATCAGCCTTTCCCAGTGGATCGGTCTCAGCAAACACCTTCTCAATTCCAACCTCTTTGGCGATAGCAGCTGCTGTAGCCCAGTTATCACCAGTCACCATGATGGCTGAGATGCCCATGGAATGAAGAAAGGAGATGACACGCTTGGCCTCTGGCTTTACTGGATCAGTCACCGCAAAAGCTCCTGCAATTTTTCCATCAATAGCAGCTAGCACACATGTTCTAGCCAATTGCTCATTTTCTGAAATATAGTTCTCAACTTCGTGACCTACTATGACATTCCAAGCCTGCATGAGCCTCTTATTCCCAACCAAAACTGTTCTGTCACCCACTTTCCCACTCACCCCAGTCCCAGTGTGCACCTCAAAGTCCTTAGCCTCTGCAATATGTTCTGTGTTAAACCCAATCTTCTGACGTAGTCTTTTAACATGCTCCACCACAGCTTTTGCTATTGGATGTTCACTATTAGCctgaggaaaaagaaaagctcaaAATTTATCTTCATTGCCCTAGTAGTAGCAGgaactcataaaaataataagtggATTTTATTTCCACTTTGCCTTGTGAGTATTCAACCTACTTTTTAAACGTAAGATCATTGATCACAATATAAATACCCACCTCGGCAGCAGTAACCATGTCACAGAATTCCTCCATTGAGAAGCTGGAAAAGAGCACAGCACTAACTACTACTGGTTTTCCAATTGTTAATGTCCCTGTCTTGTCAAAGACAACGGTTTTCACCTGCAGGAAAGAAAGAACACAGTTACATTTAGATATTAATCATCCACAAAGCAAATCAACATGTATATAAAGGTTCAATTAGTCTCATGTAAGAGATGCAAACTAACAAATCAGTGCCTTCTTAATATGAAAACTGTCGCCACTATTACAATAACAATTTGATGGGACTACTAATAgcttaatataatataaatgagAAATTAGCTAATATAACGAGAATGAGCATGCACGAGTGTCACTTCTGTAACAGcattaaaatactaataattaaatacaatgATAAAGGCAGCAACTACTTGTTGGGGTTATTGGTGAGTTATCACACAAGGAGCAGCTCTCTGTGCTACCTTTTACTCTATCAAGATTCAAACTTGAGAACCTCATTGAAAATCTGAACTGTTAATGACTGCAGTATCCTCTTGAGGATCAGAGAACTATTTTGACTTAATATATGTTCTTGATTTTCAGGCAAGCTCCATTCATCTCAATTGGACACAAATTTTGCTACAGACTCTTTTTCTCTAGAACTGAATAGCAGAGAGATGGTGTCCTTAGAAAGCAAAGCTAGTTAAAATAAACTTCAATAAATATGTGAACAAAAGCCACTTAGTAAAAACCAAATTCAGCTAACAgagtataaattttaaacagAGACAGAAAACATACCTTGTGTGCTTTTTCCAGGGCATTTCCACCTTTGATAAGTACACCTTGAGAAGCACCCTTGCCGGTGGCAACCATGACTGCTGTTGGTGTTGCTAGCCCTAGGGCACAGGGACATGCAACCACCAGTACTGAAATACCAAACTGCAGTGCAAGCTCAAAACTGTCCATGGCTTTTGGTATCCAATGTCTAGGATAAAGACCAGCTTCTCCAGGAATAAACCACCCCAGCCATGTTATAAAGGCTGCTATAACGACCTGAAGTGGATTCAGAAATTATCAGCAACTTAAGAAAAGTATAGTCGTGTAAGATCATGGTCAGAAAGGACTAAGTCTGCAATTCTAACATACTTGATTTTCCATCAACTGAAGATATAGAATACTATTGAATGTTAATAGACAAGTGAAACCTGGTATCATATATAAAACCTGGCTAAAATCAAGATGAAGGATGTATATACTAACTGCAGGAACGAAAAACTTGGAGATTTGGTCGGCTAGTTTCTGAACTGGGGCCCTGGCAAGCTGAGCAGCTTCAACAAGTTGAACAATTTGGGACAGTGCAGTCTCAGACCCAACATGAGTAGCCTTAACTAGTAAGCATCCATTCTCATTCATGGTCCCACCAATTACCTGTTAATGGCATAGAAGTGGTGGGGGAAAGAACAATATAAACAGATCCCATTTAACATTGTATTATTCACCAAATGTACCATGTAAAAAGTTTGTAAACCCAAATGATACCTTGTCACCAGGTTTTTTAGCAACGGGTCTTGCCTCACCAGTGATCATACTTTCATTCACATGGCTTTGACCATCTGCGACAATTCCATCAACAGGAACTTTTTCCCCTGGAACAATCTTTATTATATCATTCCTTTCTATAAGTTCAGTGCTGATGTCCATCTCTGAGACAACATTTCCATCAGTATCCAGTGTCAGCAGATGAGCTGTATCAGGAGAAAGTTCTGTCAACTTTGCTAAAGCATCCGATGTCTTCCCTTTTGCAAGAACCTCCAAATACTTCCCCAAAAGGATAAAGGATATCAGCATGGCGCTTGTCTCAAAGAAATCTTGTCCCTCAAATTTATCTGAAGTAATTGctttaattactatatatacAGAATAGAAATAAGCAGCATTGGTGCCCAGTGCAACCAAAACATCCATATTGGCAGATTTCCGTCGCAATGCATGATATGCTCCCATATAAAACCTGAAGAGGACATTATGggtttctcaaaaaaaaaaaaaaacttggtATGTAATTGTTCTTCTCAATAACAAACATAAACAATTCACATATGACATAAGAGTGAAGATGATAATAAGGTAGCATAAGTGATGTCTATTTAGTACCTTCTGCCAACTATGAACTGCACAGGTGTGCAGAGGATCCACCTAAGAAGCATCCCAAAAGTGAGCATGTTTTGAATCCTATACTCTAGCCAATTACCATAAGAATGAAGCATAGGAAGTACCATGGAAAACAGAAACACTGGAATCGAGAAAAGGCAGCTCAAGAAAAATTGGTTTCTATATGTCCGAGTTTCTTGCAACTGTTCTGTTTCTCTTCGCCTTGGAGGCACATATAAGTTTGCACAGTAAACATTGGGACCTGCAGAAGCTTCTTCAATGCATTTTATTATGGATCTTGGACCTATAAGTTCTGGGTCATAGCTAACTGTTATCTTATGCTCTGCAAGGTCCATTTCGACATGATTCACACCCCGTGCTGACTCAAGGGAGGATTGCACAATAGTAGCATCTTCTACGCTATTAATACCTTCAAGCTTTAGATGTACTTTGTTCACATCATGCCCAGAACTAATGAGCTCAGCCCCAAAGCCAGCATCTTCTACTGCTTCTATGATATGATCCGTATCAGTGAGGTTTGGATCAAAATGGACCTTCGCTTCTTCTAGAGCTAGACCAACCACTGCTTTTTTAACTCCATTAGCCATAAGGAGTGCACGTTCAACAGACTCAGAGCAGCTGGTACATGCCATTCCTTTAATCCTCAGCCGGCATACTGAAATTTCTTGTTCTGGAAATTCATCAACCGGAAATCCTGCAGCTTCTATGCTTTCCTTGATATTTTGAGCCTGATACAGTTTACTTCATCATTGCTTTTATGCTCGAGGATAAAAAGAATCCAcacaaattaaaagaagaaaattccAAACTCCGATTTTCAACACAAAAGTAAGCAAGTAAAGAAGCTGAGCTACaatccaaaatcaaaatccaGCTCAAACAGCACTTTATCTAGATTACAAACATTAACAAAATTctagaaagaaacaaaaacataTAAGAACCAATGGGGCGAGTAAGAACTCATACAAAGTCTCCAATTTGTATGCGCAATAAACATGAATGAAAAGTTGAATAAGTTGTTCGAGCAGAAAAACTTACAGTAACGAGGTCTGGTACGTAAGAGATAGCAGCATGGCCATCAAGGGGCGATACCACAACCCTGTCAACTCCATTAAGCTCCTGAAGCACGGATTCTACGGATGTTGCACAAGAGGTGCACTTGATTTCCCCAATTTTGAGCTTAATCGTTTTAACCTTATTATTATCTCTGCCATCCTTGTGTTTAGGAACACTAATTGCTACATTATCTGGAGGCTGCAGTAGAGGTGCCTTTAGGCCATCCTTCCCATTAGCTTGATTCATCGCTGCTAAACAACAGAATAGGGCAAAAGTCAAAAAGGTTAGAAACGAATCAACGgacaataaaactaaactacAATTCTACAGATTTACAAGAATTTAGGCGAGAATTAGCGGAGAAAATACCATTAACTTGTACGACAAGAAgccaaaaaaataacaaaatattattaact
This window harbors:
- the LOC8274424 gene encoding copper-transporting ATPase HMA4; translated protein: MNQANGKDGLKAPLLQPPDNVAISVPKHKDGRDNNKVKTIKLKIGEIKCTSCATSVESVLQELNGVDRVVVSPLDGHAAISYVPDLVTAQNIKESIEAAGFPVDEFPEQEISVCRLRIKGMACTSCSESVERALLMANGVKKAVVGLALEEAKVHFDPNLTDTDHIIEAVEDAGFGAELISSGHDVNKVHLKLEGINSVEDATIVQSSLESARGVNHVEMDLAEHKITVSYDPELIGPRSIIKCIEEASAGPNVYCANLYVPPRRRETEQLQETRTYRNQFFLSCLFSIPVFLFSMVLPMLHSYGNWLEYRIQNMLTFGMLLRWILCTPVQFIVGRRFYMGAYHALRRKSANMDVLVALGTNAAYFYSVYIVIKAITSDKFEGQDFFETSAMLISFILLGKYLEVLAKGKTSDALAKLTELSPDTAHLLTLDTDGNVVSEMDISTELIERNDIIKIVPGEKVPVDGIVADGQSHVNESMITGEARPVAKKPGDKVIGGTMNENGCLLVKATHVGSETALSQIVQLVEAAQLARAPVQKLADQISKFFVPAVVIAAFITWLGWFIPGEAGLYPRHWIPKAMDSFELALQFGISVLVVACPCALGLATPTAVMVATGKGASQGVLIKGGNALEKAHKVKTVVFDKTGTLTIGKPVVVSAVLFSSFSMEEFCDMVTAAEANSEHPIAKAVVEHVKRLRQKIGFNTEHIAEAKDFEVHTGTGVSGKVGDRTVLVGNKRLMQAWNVIVGHEVENYISENEQLARTCVLAAIDGKIAGAFAVTDPVKPEAKRVISFLHSMGISAIMVTGDNWATAAAIAKEVGIEKVFAETDPLGKADRIKDLQGKGMTVAMVGDGINDSPALVAADVGLAIGAGTDVAIEAADIVLIKSNLEDVVTAIDLSRKTIQRIRLNYVWALGYNILGMPIAAGILYPFTGIRLPPWLAGGCMAASSLSVVCSSLLLQSYKKPLHVRDC
- the LOC8274425 gene encoding uncharacterized protein LOC8274425 isoform X2, whose amino-acid sequence is MNLISGLGNDHQPIGLMEVKGSSPRNYSTNLSKGKGVSHFSPTNDGNVSEDDEPSFTEDGNGDNSSGAKSKKGSPWQRMKWTDNVVRLLIAVVACVGDDGAFDGVEGLKRKSGILQKKGKWKTVSKILISKGCHVSPQQSEDKFNDLNKRYKRLNDILGRGTSCRVVENPALMDSMPLSAKAKDDVRKILSSKHLFYKEMCAYHNGQMIPNCQDLDLQGFSLPLERCSRDNNGSEEEEAEGHDDSDEDESDNEDDNNAIEEGERMGMYAERNKVNEEDAHLWPQSGGCNSFEVEMAGIFQDPSVSLWEKKEWINKQKLQLLEQRVSIQAQAFELEKQRFKWLRYCSKKDKEFEKLRLENERMRLENEQSVLQLRQKQLEMDLRSSESSRDPTSLGIDRLQGRDQIDLGRHQ
- the LOC8274425 gene encoding uncharacterized protein LOC8274425 isoform X1, giving the protein MDASGLGGQFLSSPVGGLLDLESPIHRQQQAQSGHSSLAHQRHMNLISGLGNDHQPIGLMEVKGSSPRNYSTNLSKGKGVSHFSPTNDGNVSEDDEPSFTEDGNGDNSSGAKSKKGSPWQRMKWTDNVVRLLIAVVACVGDDGAFDGVEGLKRKSGILQKKGKWKTVSKILISKGCHVSPQQSEDKFNDLNKRYKRLNDILGRGTSCRVVENPALMDSMPLSAKAKDDVRKILSSKHLFYKEMCAYHNGQMIPNCQDLDLQGFSLPLERCSRDNNGSEEEEAEGHDDSDEDESDNEDDNNAIEEGERMGMYAERNKVNEEDAHLWPQSGGCNSFEVEMAGIFQDPSVSLWEKKEWINKQKLQLLEQRVSIQAQAFELEKQRFKWLRYCSKKDKEFEKLRLENERMRLENEQSVLQLRQKQLEMDLRSSESSRDPTSLGIDRLQGRDQIDLGRHQ
- the LOC8274426 gene encoding ADP,ATP carrier protein 1, mitochondrial, translating into MADRHRHQYQYGGFQSPALHQGQFAYSKYCNPGLQCPTTRTCQASPDLSVLVQAPSEKGLAGFAVDFVMGGVSATVSKTAAAPIERVKLLIQNQNEMIKAGRLSEPYKGIGDCFSRTVKDEGFLSLWRGNTTNIIRYLPTQAFNFAFKDYFKRLFNFKKDRDGYWKWFAGNLASGGAAGASSLLLTYPLDYARTRLANDGKAVKKGGERQFNGLIDVYRKTVQSDGVAGLYRGFNISCVGIIIYRGLYFGMYDSLKPVVLTGKLQDNFMASFALGWVVTNGASLASYPIDTVRRRMMMTSGEAVKYKNSMDALSQILKNEGAKSLFRGGGANILRAVAGAGVLSGYDKLQVLVLGKAYGSGGA